In Bacillus sp. KH172YL63, one genomic interval encodes:
- a CDS encoding thioredoxin family protein: MQSIKNKETFDDLIASAQPVIVKFHADWCPDCRRMDMFIDEIMETFNQYKWYDINKDEFPEIAEKYDVMGIPSLLVYKDGEKIAHLHSAHAKTPEQVTDFLNSL; encoded by the coding sequence TTGCAATCAATCAAAAACAAAGAAACCTTTGACGACTTAATCGCGTCAGCTCAACCTGTTATCGTTAAATTCCATGCAGACTGGTGCCCGGACTGCCGCCGCATGGACATGTTCATCGATGAGATCATGGAAACGTTCAATCAATATAAATGGTATGACATCAATAAGGACGAATTCCCGGAAATCGCCGAAAAGTATGATGTTATGGGAATCCCAAGCCTGCTTGTGTACAAGGACGGCGAAAAAATCGCCCACCTTCACAGCGCACATGCCAAAACACCGGAACAGGTCACAGACTTCCTGAACAGCCTGTAA
- a CDS encoding esterase/lipase family protein produces the protein MQKRTVHPGRWFIDEEACSVNGLPVLFIHGIDSSSSTWIEEGDLLESTRNAGHQSVLIDLHPDEDMWRNGEILAEKIREMYAHFQQKLIIVGHSKGGIDAQAALVHYGAHPYVEQVITLSSPHHGSELADLAFSKWAGWLTGKLGSRTQAVFSLQTAYMQRFRSSTDEGGPVVPFYTFGGTGWGNAGSPLFWGGLYLSRFGQNDGAVLVRSSRLQSGLEVAVGDWTHGTIKEGNEIFQYLQRVFKGEELPGEVSIFKELPGEDETSVLHRGGEYEGSAIERFPVEEGIGRLTVVWVSDRKDCEYELVAPDGKGYTAWDREADRTGFFPGAHHHAISLSAPVPGQWEVRARGRGKEHYLMTAFFHHQAGMISALSGPDTGRKKTYTIHHLPFNPDSNPSTVTTAGEISSLPLADFEEGIHNITLDIEGYTGMGNPYQRTIVQTVYVDGKGNIR, from the coding sequence GTGCAGAAAAGGACAGTCCATCCTGGCAGATGGTTCATTGACGAAGAAGCATGCAGTGTAAACGGACTACCTGTGTTATTCATCCATGGGATCGATTCATCCTCATCAACGTGGATAGAAGAGGGAGACCTGCTTGAATCCACAAGGAATGCCGGTCATCAGTCGGTATTGATCGATTTGCATCCCGATGAGGATATGTGGAGAAATGGAGAAATCCTTGCTGAAAAGATTCGGGAGATGTATGCCCATTTTCAACAAAAGCTTATCATCGTGGGACACAGCAAGGGAGGGATCGATGCCCAGGCAGCCCTTGTCCATTACGGGGCTCATCCATATGTAGAGCAGGTCATCACCTTGTCATCCCCACATCATGGCTCCGAACTTGCAGATCTTGCTTTCAGTAAATGGGCCGGCTGGCTGACCGGGAAATTAGGCAGTAGGACGCAGGCTGTATTTTCTCTGCAAACGGCCTATATGCAAAGGTTTCGTTCTTCCACTGACGAAGGTGGACCGGTCGTACCTTTTTATACGTTCGGTGGCACGGGCTGGGGAAATGCAGGCTCTCCGTTATTCTGGGGAGGATTGTACCTGAGCCGATTCGGTCAAAATGATGGAGCCGTCCTGGTGAGAAGTTCGAGGCTTCAGTCTGGCCTTGAAGTTGCTGTCGGTGACTGGACCCACGGGACGATCAAGGAAGGGAACGAAATTTTTCAATACCTGCAGCGTGTATTCAAAGGTGAAGAACTGCCTGGTGAGGTTTCAATATTCAAGGAATTGCCCGGTGAAGATGAAACCTCCGTCCTTCATCGGGGCGGGGAATATGAAGGTTCTGCAATCGAGAGGTTCCCGGTTGAAGAGGGGATTGGGCGTCTCACCGTGGTGTGGGTCAGCGACAGGAAAGATTGTGAGTATGAGCTCGTCGCCCCTGACGGAAAAGGGTATACCGCCTGGGATAGGGAGGCCGATAGGACAGGTTTCTTCCCAGGAGCCCATCATCATGCCATCTCCCTTTCAGCCCCCGTCCCTGGTCAATGGGAAGTAAGGGCAAGGGGAAGAGGAAAAGAGCATTATTTGATGACCGCATTTTTCCATCATCAAGCTGGAATGATCAGTGCCTTAAGTGGGCCTGATACAGGGAGAAAGAAGACTTACACGATCCATCACCTGCCGTTCAATCCTGATTCAAACCCTTCCACAGTCACAACCGCAGGGGAAATATCTTCATTGCCCCTTGCAGACTTTGAAGAAGGGATCCATAATATCACCCTCGACATCGAAGGGTACACAGGGATGGGAAATCCCTATCAGCGAACGATCGTCCAGACCGTGTATGTTGATGGGAAAGGGAATATTCGCTGA